TGGGCGTCCTCGACGAGGCGGGCAACCTGCGGATCACCGACCGGATCAAGGACATGTTCATCGTCGGCGGCTTCAACGCGTACCCGGCGGAGATCGAACAACTCCTGGGCCTGCACCCGGACATCGCGGACGTGGCGGTGATCGGCATCAGCGACCCCCGCCTCGGCGAGGTCGGCAAGGCCTTCGCCGTCCGCCGCCCGGGCGCGACGGTGACGGCGGACGACCTGATCGCCTGGTCGCGTCGCGAGATGGCGAACTACAAGGTCCCGCGCGAGGTCGAGTTCGTCACCGAACTCCCGCGCAACGCCAGCGGGAAGGTCGTGAAGGGCGAACTGCGGGAGCGGACGGGCGCCTGAGGCGACGCTAGGGCGACGCGGGCACGCGGGTGAGCACGATGATGCCGCTCTCCTCCCGGACCCGCCGCCAGCCGAGCTCCTCCGCCCGCCGGACGACGGCGTCCACGGCGCCCCAGGGGAACGGGTCCGTCCGGTCGGCCACGATCCACTCCAGCTCCGGGCGGCGTTCGAGGACCCCGTCCGCGACCAGGTACGGCCGGGTTCGGTCGGTCAGATGCGGCACGAGGCCGTTGCTCGCCGCCACCGGCGCGCCGTCGGGTACGAGCCGCAGCGCCGCGCGGGCGGCGGCCTCCCGCGGATCCTGCTGCCAGAAACCGGGCCTCGCCAGGTCGCTCAGCGGCTGCGCCGGCAGCATCACGAGGGCGACCGCCAGGGGAACGGCGAGCGGCAGCCGCGCCCCGCGTCGCAGCGCGTCGATCAGGGCGGCGAAGGCGATCGGCGCGAGGACCGCCGAGTAGTGCAGGCCGGGTCCCCAGTAGGCCGGGTTGGACGAGGTGAACCGCCACACCAGGGTGGGCAGCAGCAGGAGAGCGAGGGGGCTGCGCAGCACCAGCCCGCCGGTCGCGGCCAACAGCACGAGCAGGGTCTCCGACTTCCCCGGCCAGCCGTCGAGGACGCCGTACGGGGAGGCCGCCTGGTCCAGGTACCCGTACCGGCCGTCCGGCGCCAGGGCCGGGAGCACCGCGCACACGACGAGGGCACTGCCCGCGGCGGCGAACGCGCACAGTGCGAGACCGGCACGGCGGTTCCGGGGGTCGTGGCGGTTGCGGTGCACCAGCAGCAGTCCGCACACGAACGCCGTCGCGCCCAGGTCCTCCTTCACGAGCAGCAGGGCTGCGGCCCACCACGCGGCGGCCCGGGGCCGGCCGTCGAGGTGGGCCCGGCAGGCCAGCGCCAGCAACGGGACCGCGAACGCCACCTCGTGGAAGTCGAAGCCGACGAGCTGCTGCACTCCCCAGCACAGGCCGGCGGCCGCGCCCACGGCCGTCGGCGCGAACCGCTGCTCCGGCAGATGGCGTTGGGCCGTGCGCGCGATCACGTACACGGACAGGGAGACGAGCCCCGCCTGCGCCACCAGCAGCGTCTCCACGTGCGGCGCGAGCCGGTAGAGCGGGGCGAGCACGGCGAGTACGGGATGGAAGTGGTCGCCGAGCAGCGGGAACGCGTCGCCCGTGAAGCCGGGCGGGGCGGTCGCCGTACGGATCTCCGAGGCCGGTGCGCGGCCCTCGGCGTACGCGCGCACCGCCTGCCCGAAGATCCCCAGGTCGTAGCCGGTCGTCCGGAACCGGGCGTGCTCGCGCAGCGCGTACGCCGTGTACAGCACGAAGAGGACCGCGGCGAGCAGAGCGGGGGCGGTGCGGGGTGCGGCCGCGGCGGCGGTCGGCGGCGCGGGCCTGCGTGCGGGAGCGGGGAGCGTGAGCATGCGCAGGACCCTCGGCCACGGCCGCTGAGGAGCGCCTGAAGGAGGCTGAGGATTTCCTCAGCCGCACGTCCGGCCCGCGGGCGATACTCGGCCGCATGCGCGTACTGGTGATCGAGGACGAGGAACGGATCGCCGCCTCGCTGCGGCGCGGCCTGTCGGCCGTCGGCTACACCGTCGACGTGGCCCACGACGGCGTCACCGGGCTGCACCTGGCGCGTGAGCACCGCTACGCGGCGGTCCTGCTCGACCTCATGCTGCCCGGCCTCAACGGCTACCAGGTCTGTTCCCGGCTCCGCGCCGAGGACAACGACGTGCCGGTGATGATGCTGACGGCCAAGAACGGCGAGTACGACGAGGCCGAGGGCCTGGACACCGGAGCCGACGACTACCTGGCGAAGCCCTTCTCGTACGTCGTCCTGGAGGCCCGGCTGCGGGCCCTGCTGCGCCGTGGCGGGGCCCGCGCCCGCACGCTTCTGGAGTGCGGGGACCTCTGGCTCGACCCCGCGCGCCGGACCTGTGGGCGGGGCGGGACCGTCGTCCGGCTGACGCCGAAGGAGTTCGCCGTGCTGCACTGCCTGATGGCGCGCGTGGACGAGGTGGTGCCGACGCTGGACGTCCTCGACGAGGTGTGGTCGGCGGACTTCACGGGCGACCCGAACATCGTGCACGTCTACATCCGCGCCGTGCGGAAGAAGATCGACGCGCCGTTCGGGCGGGAGACGATCGAGACGGTGCGCGGGGCGGGATACCGGGTGGTGGGCCGTGGCTGAGCGGCGGCGCCGGTACGGCCCGGTGTGGGCGTCGGGGCTCGCGGCGGCGTTCGTCGTGGTGGTCGCGGTGTGCTGGCTGGCGTACGCGGACGGCAGGGCGGGCCCGCGCTCGCCGGTGATCGCCGTGCTCATCCGCGACGACCGCGTCGGCCCCCAGGTCGAGCTGATCGCGGGCGGCGGCGCGGTCGCGGGGGCGCTGTGCGTCGCCGCCGCGTGCTGGTGGGCGGGGAGGGCCCACCCGCGGGCCGTTCGCCTGCGGACGGCGGTGGTCGCGGGGGCGGTCTCGGGCATCCTGTTCACCACGTACTGCGCGTGGCTCAGGACGGAGAACGAGGTCAAGCCGTGGCTCGTGGCCGAGGAGGCCCTCCGCTGGGGGCTGGCATGCATCGCCCCGTCGGCCGGGCTGCTGACGGCGGCGGCCGTGTGGGCGGCGCTCGGACGGGGCGGCGGGCTGTCCTTCCGGAGCCGCCTGGCCCTCGCGGCGGCCGGCGCCACCGGCGCGCTCTCCCTGGGCGGGCTCGTGCTGCTCCGGCGGGCCCAGCTCGCGCAGGACGCCAATCTGATCTTCTGGATCGCGATGACCACCGGGGTGCCTCTGATCACCCTGCTCACCGGGGTGCTCGTGCATGTCTCGGTGGCGCGCGCCCTGCGTCCGGTCGAGGCGATCCGGCGCGAACTCGCCGACATCACCGGCCAGTCGCTGGACCGCCGGGTTCCGGTGCCGCCGACCGAGGACGCGATCGCGCGTCTCGCCCGCACCACGAACGACACGCTCGACCGGCTCGAGCAGGCGTCGGCGCGGCAGCAGCAGTTCGTGGCCGACGCCGCCCACGAGCTGCGCAGCCCGCTGGCCGCCCTGCGCGCCCAGCTCGAATCGGCGCTCCGGCACCCGGACTCGGTCGCCTGGCCGGCCGTCGTGGCGGACGCCGCCGCCGACGTCGTCCGGCTCCAGGCGCTGGCCGACGACCTCCTGCTCCTGGCGAGCCTGGACGGCACGCGGCACCGGAGCCGGGCGGCGGAGCCGGTCGACCTCGCGGCGCTGGCGGAGGACCTCGTCCGCGAGTACCAGCACCTCCCGGAATCCGCCCGCCTCCGAATCGCCTGCGCGGCCGTGACCCCGGCCGTCGTCGACGGCAGCGCGACGCAGCTGGAGCGGCTGCTGCGGAACCTCCTCGGCAACGCCTGTCGCCACGCGGCGGCGGTGGTCGACGTGACGGTCCGGGTGGCCGACGGAGCGGTCGTCCTGGAGGTCCACGACGACGGCCCGGGCATCCCGCCCGAGGACCGCGCCCGCGTCTTCGGCCGCTTCACGCGCCTCGACGAGTCCCGCACGCGCACGGCCGGCGGCGCGGGCCTGGGCCTCCCGATCGCGCGCGACATCGCCACTCGTCACGGCGGCACGCTGGTGATCGCGGCGACGGAGCGGGGCGCCCGCCTGTTGGCGAGCTTCCCGACGGCCGGGGAGCCGGGGGTGCCGGGGGCGGGTCCGAGTGCGAGTGCGCAACCAACTCCCGTTGCCCGTACGTGATATGAGGAGTTGCCCTCGCGTAACCTCCCCCTTCACGACTCTGGAGCGGTCCGGTGGAAATCGAGATCCCGCTGTCCCTCACGCCCCAGCAGGCAGCCGTCGGCGTCGGCCTCTCGGTCGACCTGCCGTCCGGCGACCAGGCCCATGTGGACATCCCGCCGGGCGTGCGGGACGGCGAAGTCCTGCGCCTCACGACGGCGTCCGGCCCGGTCCGGCTGCTCATCAGCGTCCCGGGCGGCCCGGCGACGGCGCCGATGCCCGTGCCCGGCCCGGCGGCGCCTGGGCAGAAGTCGGGGGCGGTGGGGGCCATCGTGGCACTGTGCCTGGTGGGCGCGGTGATGGCGGCAGTGATCCTGGCCGGCGGCGACGAGGGCGACGAGGATCCGTCGGCGGGCCCGTCGTACGGCTCCTCGTACGACCCGTCACCGACGGACGAACCGTCGT
This sequence is a window from Streptomyces sp. HUAS YS2. Protein-coding genes within it:
- a CDS encoding DUF2079 domain-containing protein, which codes for MLTLPAPARRPAPPTAAAAAPRTAPALLAAVLFVLYTAYALREHARFRTTGYDLGIFGQAVRAYAEGRAPASEIRTATAPPGFTGDAFPLLGDHFHPVLAVLAPLYRLAPHVETLLVAQAGLVSLSVYVIARTAQRHLPEQRFAPTAVGAAAGLCWGVQQLVGFDFHEVAFAVPLLALACRAHLDGRPRAAAWWAAALLLVKEDLGATAFVCGLLLVHRNRHDPRNRRAGLALCAFAAAGSALVVCAVLPALAPDGRYGYLDQAASPYGVLDGWPGKSETLLVLLAATGGLVLRSPLALLLLPTLVWRFTSSNPAYWGPGLHYSAVLAPIAFAALIDALRRGARLPLAVPLAVALVMLPAQPLSDLARPGFWQQDPREAAARAALRLVPDGAPVAASNGLVPHLTDRTRPYLVADGVLERRPELEWIVADRTDPFPWGAVDAVVRRAEELGWRRVREESGIIVLTRVPASP
- a CDS encoding response regulator transcription factor encodes the protein MRVLVIEDEERIAASLRRGLSAVGYTVDVAHDGVTGLHLAREHRYAAVLLDLMLPGLNGYQVCSRLRAEDNDVPVMMLTAKNGEYDEAEGLDTGADDYLAKPFSYVVLEARLRALLRRGGARARTLLECGDLWLDPARRTCGRGGTVVRLTPKEFAVLHCLMARVDEVVPTLDVLDEVWSADFTGDPNIVHVYIRAVRKKIDAPFGRETIETVRGAGYRVVGRG
- a CDS encoding sensor histidine kinase produces the protein MAERRRRYGPVWASGLAAAFVVVVAVCWLAYADGRAGPRSPVIAVLIRDDRVGPQVELIAGGGAVAGALCVAAACWWAGRAHPRAVRLRTAVVAGAVSGILFTTYCAWLRTENEVKPWLVAEEALRWGLACIAPSAGLLTAAAVWAALGRGGGLSFRSRLALAAAGATGALSLGGLVLLRRAQLAQDANLIFWIAMTTGVPLITLLTGVLVHVSVARALRPVEAIRRELADITGQSLDRRVPVPPTEDAIARLARTTNDTLDRLEQASARQQQFVADAAHELRSPLAALRAQLESALRHPDSVAWPAVVADAAADVVRLQALADDLLLLASLDGTRHRSRAAEPVDLAALAEDLVREYQHLPESARLRIACAAVTPAVVDGSATQLERLLRNLLGNACRHAAAVVDVTVRVADGAVVLEVHDDGPGIPPEDRARVFGRFTRLDESRTRTAGGAGLGLPIARDIATRHGGTLVIAATERGARLLASFPTAGEPGVPGAGPSASAQPTPVART
- a CDS encoding LppU/SCO3897 family protein, coding for MEIEIPLSLTPQQAAVGVGLSVDLPSGDQAHVDIPPGVRDGEVLRLTTASGPVRLLISVPGGPATAPMPVPGPAAPGQKSGAVGAIVALCLVGAVMAAVILAGGDEGDEDPSAGPSYGSSYDPSPTDEPSYGSSYTPTDEPTEDDTDDSSSYPDPDPTTEAPPDPYTTGTCLNGSLPTSDGPQSVSDVDEVPCSASDAHYKVIQTFPFTSDMNRCRDNPRTQYAFSSRYTINGATINEYVYCLVGLGSYAR